DNA sequence from the Betaproteobacteria bacterium genome:
GCAGCGGCCCGAACAACTGCCCGCAGCCTTCGAGCAGATCTTCGGCCAGCCCGCAACGCTCCAGGATCGCGCCCATGAAGGTGAAGAACGGGATCGCCAGCAGCAGCTCGTTCGACATGATGCCGAAGATGCGAAACGGCAGGTTGTACAGATACTCGGGCGGGAAGAAGCCGAGGTGGATGCTGGCGAGGCCGAAGGCGAGCCCGAGCGCCGCGAGCGAGAATGCTACCGGAAAGCCGATCAGCATGATCACGATCAAGCCACCGAACATGAGCGGCGGCATCAGCTCGCGCGTGATCATTGCAGGGGCATTTCGTACTGCGCGTTCATTTCGATCAGCCCGAGCAGGAAGCCGATGCGCTTGATCACTTCGGCGATCCCTTGCAAGACCATCAGTGCGAATCCGACCGGGATGACGAGCTTCACCGGCCAGCGCAGCAGCCCGCCGGCGTTGCCGGAAACTTCGTTGTCGAGGTACGACTCGACGAAGAACGGCCACGACATCACCATCAGGGCGATCATCACCGGCAACAGGAACAGAGCCAGGCCGGCCAGGTCGATCCAGGCGCGGGTACGCGGCGAAGCCTGACCGTAGAGAATATCCACGCGCACGTGGCCGTTCACTTTGAGCACGAACGGAGCGCCCAGCATCACCATGCCGGCGAACATGTACCACTGCAGTTCCAGCCAGGCATTGGAGGACAGATCGAAGGCATAACGCGATACGGCGTTGCCCGCGCTGACCGCGCAGGCGAGCAGCACGAGCCATACCGCAATGCGCCCGAACGCGGCGTTCGCCGCGTCGATTCCGCGTGCAACCTTCAGTAGAGCTCGCATCCGCTTGCCCGATGGCTTCGGTGTACCGATTGTCCAACAGGATGGGGAGCGGCCGCAAAGCCGCGCAACCGCTCGCGCAAT
Encoded proteins:
- a CDS encoding TRAP transporter small permease subunit; amino-acid sequence: MRALLKVARGIDAANAAFGRIAVWLVLLACAVSAGNAVSRYAFDLSSNAWLELQWYMFAGMVMLGAPFVLKVNGHVRVDILYGQASPRTRAWIDLAGLALFLLPVMIALMVMSWPFFVESYLDNEVSGNAGGLLRWPVKLVIPVGFALMVLQGIAEVIKRIGFLLGLIEMNAQYEMPLQ